A window from Litorilinea aerophila encodes these proteins:
- a CDS encoding enolase C-terminal domain-like protein — translation MKIKEVRALTIDVTPRPTTTPRSPSRANTLEMNRPVNRYPEARGHGFPRMWQRAAVVVTAEDGTWGFGLTVHSNPVVSIINDHFAPALVGQNCMATEKLWDMMARMSMAYGPAGLASYALSAVDVALWDLKGKLLGRPVYELLGGPQKERIFCYATGFDTEWYLELGFKATKIFTPWGPQDGLDGLHKNVELVARTRELVGDQVELMLDCWMSTDVDYTLRLAELVRPYRLRWIEEFVAPERLDEYQAVRSRLPWQTLAAGEHWYLPHTFAAAASRRLVDIFQPDILWCGGITGVVKICHLAEAMGIEVIPHAGMNYPFGQHLAYAMPAVTWGERSEGVSPPGVPLAEMTRLPGTPAIENGYLVPSDAPGFGLEITQEWIAEHAV, via the coding sequence ATGAAGATCAAAGAAGTCCGGGCGTTGACCATCGACGTCACGCCACGCCCAACCACGACACCCCGCTCGCCCAGCCGGGCGAACACCCTGGAGATGAACCGGCCGGTGAACCGTTATCCTGAAGCGCGCGGCCATGGCTTTCCCCGCATGTGGCAGCGGGCCGCGGTGGTGGTCACCGCCGAGGATGGCACCTGGGGCTTCGGCCTCACCGTCCACAGCAACCCCGTGGTCTCGATCATCAACGACCATTTCGCGCCCGCCCTGGTCGGCCAGAACTGCATGGCCACCGAAAAGCTGTGGGACATGATGGCCCGCATGAGCATGGCCTATGGACCGGCCGGCCTGGCCAGCTATGCCCTCAGCGCGGTGGATGTGGCCTTGTGGGACCTGAAGGGGAAGCTCCTGGGGCGGCCGGTCTACGAGCTGCTGGGCGGCCCCCAGAAGGAGCGGATCTTCTGCTACGCCACCGGTTTCGACACCGAGTGGTACCTGGAGCTGGGTTTCAAGGCCACCAAGATCTTCACCCCCTGGGGCCCCCAGGATGGGCTGGACGGCCTGCACAAAAACGTGGAGCTGGTGGCCCGCACCCGGGAGCTGGTGGGCGACCAGGTGGAGCTCATGCTGGACTGCTGGATGTCCACCGACGTGGACTACACCCTGCGCCTGGCGGAGCTGGTCCGCCCCTATCGCCTGCGGTGGATCGAGGAGTTCGTAGCGCCGGAACGACTGGACGAATACCAGGCCGTCCGCAGCCGCTTGCCCTGGCAGACCCTGGCCGCCGGCGAACACTGGTACCTGCCCCACACCTTTGCCGCTGCGGCCAGCCGCCGCCTGGTGGACATCTTCCAGCCGGACATCCTCTGGTGCGGGGGCATCACCGGCGTGGTCAAGATTTGCCACCTGGCCGAGGCCATGGGCATCGAGGTCATCCCCCACGCGGGCATGAACTACCCCTTCGGCCAGCACCTGGCCTACGCCATGCCCGCCGTCACCTGGGGCGAACGCTCCGAGGGCGTCTCCCCGCCGGGCGTACCCCTGGCCGAGATGACCCGCCTGCCCGGTACGCCGGCTATCGAAAACGGCTACCTGGTACCCAGCGACGCGCCGGGCTTCGGCCTGGAGATTACCCAGGAGTGGATCGCAGAACATGCGGTTTGA
- a CDS encoding SDR family NAD(P)-dependent oxidoreductase — protein MTLTGRVALITGGAGGLGTAMAWAIAQEGAAVAVTYHHNRTRAETLVSAMRAAGHRATAVQGDLSTHQGPAALCAAVEEALGPIDILVNNAGDWVDKPLLELQDDEWDRLIHTDLRGTFLTIRAVAPGMVERGWGRIVNVSSVASLNYVPGEGVYGVAKAGINHLTKSFAVELARHGVTVNAVAPGWTLPADAPYPPDPADFPQCADVPNGRPGHAREVAALVCFLLGDHAAHITGQVLPVDGGLSAFMPKGR, from the coding sequence ATGACACTGACAGGACGAGTTGCCCTCATCACCGGCGGCGCCGGCGGGCTGGGGACAGCCATGGCCTGGGCCATCGCCCAGGAAGGCGCTGCCGTGGCCGTCACCTACCATCACAATCGGACCCGGGCAGAGACGTTGGTCTCCGCCATGAGGGCCGCCGGCCACCGGGCAACCGCGGTCCAGGGGGACCTGTCCACCCACCAGGGACCGGCCGCCCTCTGCGCCGCAGTGGAGGAAGCCCTGGGCCCCATCGACATCCTGGTCAACAACGCCGGCGACTGGGTGGACAAGCCCCTGCTGGAGCTGCAGGATGACGAGTGGGATCGGCTGATCCACACCGACCTGCGGGGGACCTTCCTGACCATCCGCGCCGTGGCGCCTGGCATGGTGGAGCGGGGCTGGGGGCGCATCGTCAATGTCAGCAGCGTGGCCAGCCTCAACTACGTGCCGGGCGAGGGCGTCTACGGCGTGGCCAAAGCCGGCATCAATCACCTGACCAAATCCTTTGCCGTGGAGCTGGCCCGCCATGGCGTCACCGTCAACGCGGTAGCGCCCGGCTGGACCCTCCCCGCGGACGCGCCCTACCCGCCGGACCCCGCCGATTTCCCCCAGTGCGCCGACGTGCCCAACGGCCGCCCCGGCCACGCGCGAGAAGTGGCTGCGCTGGTCTGCTTCCTGCTTGGTGACCACGCCGCCCACATCACCGGCCAGGTGCTTCCGGTGGATGGGGGGCTTTCCGCCTTCATGCCCAAGGGACGCTAA
- a CDS encoding acetamidase/formamidase family protein — protein sequence MATHHFTPTHYFNTIGSHPPVLHIAPGDTVITTTVDARGADASGQPITPRGNPMTGPFYVEGAEPGDTLIVYLDRLTPNRPTGWSRKVVAANVVDPEYVPGMPWPADESQALATWAINNAAGTATLIDPEDTRLGRLQLPLAPMVGCFGVAPAGGQAISTATSGPHGGNMDYRGFVAGVTVYFPVFVEGALFHIGDGHALQGDGEIVGTGIEISFDVQFTVDLRKGQRCFWPRGENNDYIFTVGNARPLDQATQHATTEMLRWLQEGYGLDPVGAHILMGQTVEYDLGNIYDPAYTMVCKIPKRVLP from the coding sequence ATGGCGACCCATCATTTTACACCCACCCACTACTTCAACACCATCGGTTCCCATCCCCCGGTGTTGCACATCGCGCCCGGCGATACGGTGATCACCACCACGGTGGACGCCCGGGGCGCGGACGCCAGCGGTCAACCCATCACCCCCCGGGGCAACCCCATGACCGGCCCCTTCTACGTGGAAGGCGCGGAGCCAGGGGACACCCTCATCGTCTACCTGGACCGGCTGACGCCCAACCGGCCCACCGGCTGGAGCCGTAAGGTGGTCGCCGCCAACGTGGTGGATCCTGAATATGTACCTGGCATGCCCTGGCCGGCCGACGAGAGCCAGGCCCTGGCCACCTGGGCCATCAACAACGCGGCGGGCACCGCCACCCTCATCGATCCCGAGGACACCCGCCTGGGGCGGCTTCAACTTCCCCTGGCCCCCATGGTGGGGTGCTTCGGCGTGGCCCCGGCCGGCGGTCAGGCCATCTCCACCGCCACCTCCGGCCCCCACGGCGGCAACATGGACTACCGGGGCTTCGTGGCTGGGGTGACCGTCTATTTCCCGGTCTTCGTGGAGGGCGCCCTCTTCCACATCGGCGATGGCCACGCCCTGCAGGGGGACGGCGAAATCGTGGGTACCGGCATCGAGATTTCCTTTGACGTGCAGTTTACGGTGGATCTGCGCAAGGGGCAGCGATGCTTCTGGCCCCGGGGCGAGAACAACGACTACATCTTCACCGTGGGCAACGCCCGCCCCCTGGACCAGGCCACCCAACATGCCACCACCGAAATGTTGCGCTGGCTCCAGGAAGGCTACGGCCTGGACCCGGTGGGGGCGCACATCCTCATGGGGCAGACGGTGGAATATGACCTGGGCAACATCTACGACCCGGCCTATACCATGGTCTGCAAAATACCCAAGCGAGTCCTTCCTTAG